A genomic region of Solanum dulcamara chromosome 2, daSolDulc1.2, whole genome shotgun sequence contains the following coding sequences:
- the LOC129872210 gene encoding uncharacterized protein LOC129872210, with translation MASNGAPLFLQGDADTKTSLEKIKRQLASGSGRNLLQGPLLKRSETLRKWNERWVILDATTGKMEYKARRNEPTIKGTIIFDANSTISVSPVNFHGLRKYDSCCFYIGTPQKKDYFLCAETPGAARAWVSTLHATQLVLKAHKEAVNSLSGNGSAKLGTVATVVAAANSTALEASKEIEAAMQIAMRNALGAMMNRTPDGPMDDLSIMKETLRVKDEELQNLAREIRARDLTIKELADKLSETAEAAEAAASAAQTMNEQRQIACAEVERLKADSEKQLESSKSKLREFEEKFMTLSKEMDQLIKQRDSAIQEAHLWRSELAKAREQAVILEGAVVRAEEKVRVVEADAEARIRAAVQRESATANEKQELLAYVNILQAQLTRQHVDMNQVFEKTESCSSSIRNLPQTKHVDLSEENVDKACLSVSRAIDHVPPENVVDLAVDQTNHQPIGIGEWSDIQPTESRIADVREVASETERSSLDIPVVTSPSNSHQDQGHNSHQP, from the exons CTGAGGAAGTGGAACGAGAGATGGGTGATATTGGATGCAACAACTGGAAAAATGGAATATAA GGCTAGGAGGAATGAGCCGACAATCAAGGGTACCATAATATTTGATGCCAATAGCACGATATCCGTATCTCCTGTAAACTTCCA TGGACTGCGAAAATATGATAGCTGCTGTTTTT ATATTGGCACTCCACAAAAGAAGGACTACTTCCTATGTGCAGAAACCCCTGGCGCAGCTAGGGCTTGGGTATCTACGTTGCA TGCAACACAGCTCGTCCTAAAGGCTCACAAAGAGGCTGTGAACTCATTAAGTGGAAATGGGTCAGCAAAATTGGGAACAGTGGCCACTGTAGTCGCGGCAGCTAATTCAACTGCTCTTGAAGCTTCGAAGGAAATTGAGGCAGCAATGCAGATTGCAATGAGAAATGCTTTAGGAGCAATGATGAACCGCACACCTGATGGCCCTATGGATGACCTGTCAATAATGAAG GAGACACTGAGAGTCAAGGATGAAGAATTGCAAAATCTGGCCAGGGAAATACGTGCAAGGGATTTGACGATAAAAGAGTTGGCAGATAAACTATCTGAAACCGCTGAAGCCGCAGAGGCTGCTGCATCTGCAGCTCAAACTATGAATGAGCAAAGGCAAATTGCTTGTGCTGAGGTTGAGCGGTTAAAGGCAGATTCAGAAAAGCAACTGGAATCTTCAAAGTCCAAG CTGAGGGAGTTTGAAGAGAAGTTTATGACCCTGAGTAAGGAAATGGATCAACTGATAAAGCAGAGAGATTCGGCAATTCAAGAAGCACATTTATGGCGTTCCGAGCTCGCAAAAGCTAGAGAACAGGCAGTAATACTGGAAGGGGCTGTTGTTCGGGCGGAAGAAAAGGTCAGAGTAGTGGAGGCTGATGCGGAAGCTAGAATAAGAGCAGCTGTACAAAGAGAGTCTGCTACTGCAAATGAGAAGCAAGAACTGCTGGCATATGTGAATATTTTGCAAGCACAATTAACAAG GCAGCATGTAGATATGAATCAAGTGTTTGAGAAGACAGAGTCTTGCTCAAGTAGTATTAGGAACTTACCACAAACCAAGCATGTCGATTTATCAGAAGAGAATGTGGACAAAGCATGTTTAAGTGTTTCTAGGGCCATCGATCATGTGCCTCCAGAGAATGTAGTTGATCTAGCAGTAGATCAAACGAATCATCAGCCGATTGGAATTGGTGAGTGGAGTGATATTCAACCAACGGAGTCGAGAATAGCTGATGTAAGAGAGGTAGCATCTGAAACAGAAAGGAGCAGCTTAGACATACCAGTAGTCACATCACCTTCAAACTCGCATCAAGATCAAGGGCACAACTCTCATCAGCCTTAG
- the LOC129876333 gene encoding transcription factor JUNGBRUNNEN 1-like, producing the protein MNRVKKRQENSETMEEIKTMSKEENEEDLILPGFRFHPTDEELVGFYLRRKVENKRINIELIKHIEIYKYDPWDLPKVGDKEMYYFCMRGRKYKNSVRPNRVTCSGFWKATGIDKPVYNSTIIIGLKKCLVYYRGSAGKGTKTDWMMHEFRLPPTSNTNHQAEVWTLCRIFKRTNKRSSYSTQEVKHPVISYGDASSKACSLESDENNTDHDHSTSFKDMSFQQQNNNAAQMDEIRNPHFYINQQNLISHESTIFPSSSSSFWTTNSTQEEYVFSDHGNKWDDLKSIVDLATMM; encoded by the exons ATGAATAGAGTGAAAAAAAGGCAAGAAAATAGTGAAactatggaagaaattaaaACTATGTCCAAAGAGGAAAATGAAGAAGACTTAATTCTTCCAGGATTTCGATTTCATCCAActgatgaagagcttgttggGTTTTATCTACGACGCAAAGTGGAAAATAAAAGAATCAATATCGAACTTATCAAACACATTGAAATCTACAAATATGATCCATGGGATCTTCCAA AGGTTGGGGATAAAGAAATGTACTATTTCTGCATGAGGGGAAGAAAATACAAGAACAGTGTAAGACCAAATAGAGTAACATGTTCTGGATTTTGGAAAGCAACTGGTATTGACAAGCCTGTTTATAATTCTACTATTATTATTGGCCTCAAGAAATGCTTAGTTTATTATAGAGGAAGTGCTGGGAAAGGCACAAAAACTGATTGGATGATGCATGAGTTTCGTCTCCCACCAACTTCCAATACTAATCACCAAGCT GAAGTTTGGACCCTATGTAGAATATTCAAGAGGACTAACAAGAGATCATCATACAGTACACAAGAAGTGAAGCATCCAGTAATTAGCTATGGGGATGCAAGTTCTAAAGCATGTAGCCTGGAATCTGATGAGAACAATACTGATCATGACCATTCCACCAGCTTTAAAGATATGTCttttcaacaacaaaataataatgcAGCTCAAATGGATGAAATTAGGAACCCTCATTTCTATATCAACCAACAAAATCTAATATCTCATGAGTCTACAATATTCCCATCATCAAGCTCAAGCTTTTGGACCACAAATAGTACTCAAGAGGAGTACGTGTTTAGTGATCATGGGAATAAATGGGATGACCTCAAATCAATAGTTGACTTAGCAACAATGATGTAA
- the LOC129872219 gene encoding uncharacterized protein LOC129872219 gives MKKMDLSLVKLLNKLQELKTIINQQAPMAFLIDKAGPSSSKPVKFQKKKEKVSQETGNYILNFPYELWNEHKPSLQCIRVLGCPAYVIKGKTDKLESRTKVYIFIGYPKGTKGDLFYYPKEQKEIRKSIIKNGVAPEQVPQIVIDIPLLPHNGRNVNRHEVAQEKTQDISVPQSSRNNVEQPPIVEEAIPNAQNLVQDVANPVVTSHHSGRVIRKLE, from the exons ATGAAGAAGATGGACTTGTCATTAGTGAAATTGTTGAATAAGCTGCAGGAGCTAAAGACTATAATCAACCAGCAAGCTCCTATGGCGTTCTTGATTGACAAGGCTGGACCCTCTTCTTCAAAACCAGTAAAATttcagaagaaaaaagaaaaagtctcACAAG AAACTGGGAATTACATTCTGAATTTTCCATACGAATTGTGGAATGAGCACAAGCCTAGTCTACAGTGTATTCGAGTTTTGGGTTGTCCAGCATATGTTATAAAAGGAAAGACAGATAAGTTGGAATCTAGGACAAAAGTGTACATTTTTATTGGATATCCAAAAGGTACAAAAGGAGATTTATTTTACTATCCTAAGGAACAAAAG GAAATAAGAAAAAGCATAATTAAAAATGGTGTAGCACCAGAACAAGTTCCTCAAATAGTTATTGACATACCATTGCTTCCACATAATGGAAGAAATGTCAATAGGCATGAGGTTGCACAAGAGAAAACTCAAGATATTTCAGTACCACAAAGTAGTAGGAATAATGTCGAGCAACCTCCAATTGTGGAGGAAGCAATTCCGAATGCTCAAAATTTAGTTCAAGACGTAGCAAATCCTGTAGTGACTAGTCATCATAGTGGGAGAGTTATTAGAAAACTTGAATGA